Proteins encoded within one genomic window of Methanothrix harundinacea 6Ac:
- a CDS encoding thioredoxin family protein — MVDISHQVKFKVAALAAWVILVAGLVAVVSAAEYPVGSEPDDWWITYPDQSPASGSDVNHPDWVLDALQDKPVLIYAHLECDYCVPQTEAINEILDEYGNEIEFYEIPADGSDERIAEAFEAYDPDGGTSNVPLTVIITLVPGEDGRAEVAWHSTEKVTGKGWIEERVEDAIDYHEENVGDWDA; from the coding sequence TTGGTAGACATTTCACATCAGGTCAAATTTAAGGTTGCGGCCCTGGCAGCTTGGGTAATCCTTGTAGCAGGCCTGGTCGCCGTCGTCTCGGCAGCAGAATACCCTGTCGGCTCCGAGCCTGACGACTGGTGGATAACGTATCCTGATCAATCCCCAGCCTCTGGCTCCGATGTCAACCACCCCGACTGGGTCTTGGATGCCCTCCAGGATAAGCCGGTCCTGATCTACGCCCATCTGGAATGCGACTATTGCGTTCCTCAGACTGAGGCCATTAACGAGATATTGGACGAATACGGAAACGAGATCGAGTTCTATGAGATACCCGCCGATGGTAGCGACGAAAGGATCGCAGAGGCCTTCGAAGCCTATGATCCAGATGGCGGTACCTCCAACGTCCCCCTGACTGTCATCATAACCCTGGTGCCTGGAGAGGACGGGAGAGCCGAGGTGGCCTGGCACAGCACAGAAAAGGTAACGGGGAAGGGTTGGATTGAAGAGCGCGTCGAGGACGCCATAGACTATCATGAGGAGAACGTCGGCGACTGGGACGCGTGA
- a CDS encoding cytochrome c biogenesis protein CcdA: MRSDHKHFLIVGAITLTAVLVALFSLNSTLGSDQEPIRAPDFSGTTQDGQNFSLSDFEGEVVVLHITNIESPLCIECEKALASQIGELQRLVENKPDVNLVTLNVRKNPYSKDGSTLSESWWGTEVSWIWAEDFEPYRIAARYVDFTNFEGGFSNPTILLIDREGMVVGIYHVYQLGKGMIDGVQDAPTLQAKVEALERGEWVGMEGAVSLHKVTLIGMFGLGIITSFSPCSLALLIAMFSYIMTSRRRKVLSDEEDYGSSAREGLWIGIAFTLGMAIVFFVLGLFISNLGVFVRDSRFFDLAAGILLVALGINVFKPIGEILEPIKARLPARRGEEEEFRERKGLMERAVNLSIGLFKHSVFIGAFTLGVFFALGWAPCAISLVFPALIWLISQDISALTGGLMLFVFGVGHGVPIIPIATFSRSFGGKLGEEYLAVGSAIVKAFGIMIIITGLVYAARYFGYKLW; this comes from the coding sequence ATGAGGTCTGATCACAAACATTTTTTAATCGTAGGTGCGATAACCCTTACGGCCGTCCTCGTCGCCCTCTTCTCCTTAAATTCCACCCTGGGATCGGATCAGGAGCCGATCCGGGCTCCGGACTTTTCCGGCACGACCCAGGACGGCCAGAACTTCTCCCTCAGCGACTTCGAGGGGGAGGTGGTCGTCCTCCACATAACGAACATAGAGAGCCCCCTCTGCATCGAGTGCGAGAAGGCCCTGGCATCCCAGATCGGAGAGCTTCAAAGGCTGGTGGAGAATAAGCCCGACGTCAACCTCGTAACCCTGAACGTCCGGAAGAACCCCTATTCGAAGGACGGCAGCACCCTCTCCGAGAGCTGGTGGGGGACAGAGGTCAGCTGGATCTGGGCCGAGGATTTCGAGCCCTACAGGATCGCCGCGAGGTACGTCGACTTCACCAACTTCGAAGGGGGCTTCTCCAACCCCACCATCCTCCTGATCGATAGGGAGGGGATGGTGGTGGGGATCTATCACGTCTACCAGCTCGGGAAGGGGATGATCGACGGGGTCCAGGACGCCCCGACCCTCCAGGCGAAGGTCGAGGCCCTGGAGCGGGGCGAATGGGTGGGGATGGAGGGGGCGGTCTCCCTCCATAAGGTCACCCTCATCGGGATGTTCGGCCTGGGGATCATCACCTCCTTCTCCCCCTGCTCCCTCGCCCTCCTGATAGCCATGTTCTCCTACATCATGACCTCCAGGAGGAGGAAGGTCCTCTCCGACGAGGAGGATTACGGCTCCTCGGCGAGGGAGGGGCTCTGGATAGGGATCGCCTTCACCCTAGGCATGGCGATCGTCTTCTTCGTCCTCGGCCTCTTCATATCGAACCTGGGGGTCTTCGTCCGCGACTCGCGGTTCTTCGACCTGGCGGCCGGGATCCTTCTGGTGGCTCTGGGGATCAACGTCTTCAAGCCGATCGGGGAGATCCTGGAGCCGATCAAGGCCCGTCTTCCGGCTCGGAGGGGGGAGGAGGAGGAGTTCAGGGAGAGGAAGGGGCTGATGGAGAGGGCGGTGAACCTCTCCATAGGCCTCTTCAAGCACTCCGTCTTCATCGGGGCCTTCACCCTCGGGGTCTTCTTCGCCCTCGGCTGGGCGCCTTGCGCCATATCCCTGGTATTTCCTGCCCTGATATGGCTGATCTCCCAGGATATCTCTGCGCTGACGGGAGGGCTGATGCTCTTCGTCTTCGGGGTGGGCCATGGGGTCCCGATAATCCCGATAGCCACCTTCAGCAGGTCCTTCGGCGGGAAGCTCGGCGAGGAGTACCTGGCCGTCGGATCGGCGATCGTCAAGGCCTTCGGGATCATGATAATAATAACAGGCCTCGTCTATGCGGCCCGATACTTCGGCTACAAGCTCTGGTAG
- a CDS encoding ferredoxin, with protein sequence MIILKIERDGCISCGQCWGSCPEFFIEDPDDGRSSVSEERRIAGKLDEGSAPDQFEGCLREAEEACPAEVIQVSPIQPSFD encoded by the coding sequence ATGATCATCTTGAAAATAGAACGGGACGGTTGTATCAGCTGCGGCCAGTGCTGGGGAAGCTGCCCCGAGTTCTTCATCGAAGACCCCGATGACGGCCGAAGCTCGGTATCGGAGGAGCGGAGGATCGCGGGAAAGCTGGACGAAGGATCGGCCCCTGATCAATTTGAGGGGTGCCTCAGGGAGGCGGAAGAGGCCTGCCCCGCTGAGGTGATCCAGGTGAGCCCGATCCAGCCGAGCTTCGACTGA
- the arsM gene encoding arsenite methyltransferase: MNDQDVKITVKERYGRVAREAGSCCPSSSCCGSSEPEDIGRRIGYSEEDLASVPRGSNLGLGCGNPIALVSIREGETVLDLGSGAGFDSFLAASKVGPRGKVIGIDMTEEMVERARANAEAGGFKNVEFRLGEIESIPAEDGSVDLVISNCVINLVLDKEAAFKEAYRVLRPGGRLAVSDIVLLAELPDLVRDSVEAYVGCVAGAARKDDYLASIRSAGFEEVRVIDEAPFSLDCMTSDPAGRAALEGLPDEKLMEGERAIVSIKVSAFKPGSPPERIESC; the protein is encoded by the coding sequence TTGAACGATCAGGATGTCAAAATAACCGTGAAGGAGAGGTACGGCCGCGTGGCGAGAGAGGCGGGTTCGTGCTGCCCCTCCTCAAGCTGCTGCGGAAGTTCAGAGCCTGAAGATATCGGCCGGAGGATCGGTTACTCGGAGGAGGACCTCGCCTCTGTCCCCCGGGGATCGAACCTGGGGCTGGGATGCGGAAACCCCATCGCCCTCGTGTCGATCCGGGAGGGAGAGACGGTCCTGGACCTGGGGTCCGGCGCCGGCTTCGACTCCTTCCTCGCCGCAAGCAAGGTAGGTCCGAGGGGAAAGGTCATCGGCATCGACATGACCGAAGAGATGGTGGAGAGGGCCAGGGCCAACGCCGAAGCCGGTGGATTCAAGAACGTCGAGTTCAGGCTGGGGGAGATCGAGAGCATCCCGGCGGAGGACGGGTCCGTAGACCTCGTCATATCCAACTGCGTCATAAACCTCGTCCTCGACAAGGAGGCCGCCTTCAAAGAGGCGTATCGGGTACTGCGGCCCGGCGGAAGGCTCGCCGTCTCCGATATCGTCCTCCTGGCGGAGCTGCCGGATCTCGTCAGGGACTCGGTCGAGGCCTACGTTGGATGCGTCGCTGGTGCAGCCAGGAAGGACGATTATCTCGCCTCGATTAGGTCGGCGGGGTTTGAGGAGGTGAGGGTGATAGATGAGGCGCCCTTCTCCCTGGATTGCATGACAAGCGACCCGGCGGGCCGGGCGGCCCTGGAAGGTCTGCCCGACGAAAAGCTAATGGAGGGCGAAAGGGCGATCGTCAGTATAAAAGTCAGCGCCTTCAAGCCAGGCTCTCCGCCAGAACGGATTGAAAGCTGTTAA
- a CDS encoding (Fe-S)-binding protein, protein MAGVDMPGKPEEIKMVSNAMANVPRRKMMAFLAGGERTSEEIGEAVGKSMLDYHLKILEQAGLIEIGAGKVRLSEFGKNFMETKVEKPKDAVTDLSGAKPVEITEVRQLLPCIADSTKFRIIAQMAPPLGGALKPLEPLFPRGRYSERIGALIIQRGDVLITIYGTGSVTMTMIKGEAEARGVLAELREKINEAIAKGVAPAPREKVRVEPMEIYRYLPQTDCGECGEQSCYSFSIRLMAGEVSLDLCKPLEDPEYRQNREHLLVLVEYI, encoded by the coding sequence ATGGCAGGTGTTGATATGCCGGGAAAGCCAGAAGAGATCAAGATGGTGAGCAACGCCATGGCCAACGTCCCCCGGAGGAAGATGATGGCCTTCCTCGCCGGGGGCGAGAGGACGTCGGAGGAGATTGGAGAGGCCGTCGGCAAGTCCATGCTAGACTACCACCTCAAGATACTGGAACAGGCGGGGCTGATCGAGATCGGTGCCGGCAAGGTCCGCCTCTCCGAGTTCGGCAAGAACTTCATGGAGACAAAGGTCGAGAAGCCCAAGGATGCGGTCACCGACCTCTCGGGGGCGAAGCCCGTCGAGATCACGGAGGTGAGGCAGCTCCTCCCCTGCATCGCCGACTCGACGAAGTTTCGGATCATCGCCCAGATGGCCCCACCCCTGGGCGGCGCCCTGAAGCCCCTGGAGCCGCTATTTCCGAGGGGTAGGTACTCCGAGAGGATAGGGGCCCTGATAATCCAGCGGGGGGACGTCCTGATCACCATCTACGGGACGGGAAGCGTCACCATGACGATGATAAAGGGCGAGGCGGAGGCGAGAGGGGTCCTCGCCGAGCTGAGGGAGAAGATAAACGAGGCGATAGCCAAAGGCGTGGCTCCGGCCCCCCGGGAGAAGGTGAGGGTCGAGCCGATGGAGATCTACCGATACCTCCCTCAGACGGACTGCGGCGAGTGCGGCGAGCAGAGCTGCTACTCCTTCTCCATCAGGCTGATGGCTGGAGAGGTATCCCTCGACCTCTGCAAACCCCTCGAAGATCCGGAGTATAGACAGAACCGAGAGCACCTCCTGGTCCTGGTCGAGTACATCTGA
- a CDS encoding DsrE family protein, which translates to MRSVFYLLDSAPYGSEKALGLLNAAAASLGKMEVTVGLYGDGVYLALRGQDSKGLGVPNLAEILYAYGEMRVVAHEPSLAKRGLFCEGLIETVELADEEAFLKAVKESDCLILL; encoded by the coding sequence ATGAGGTCGGTCTTCTACCTCCTCGACTCCGCCCCTTACGGGAGCGAAAAGGCCTTAGGCCTCCTGAACGCCGCGGCCGCAAGCCTCGGGAAGATGGAGGTCACGGTGGGGCTCTATGGGGACGGGGTCTACCTCGCCCTGAGAGGTCAGGATTCAAAGGGGCTCGGCGTTCCCAACCTCGCCGAGATCCTCTACGCCTACGGCGAGATGAGGGTCGTCGCCCACGAGCCTTCGTTGGCGAAGAGGGGTCTCTTCTGCGAGGGGCTGATCGAGACCGTGGAGCTCGCCGACGAGGAGGCGTTCCTGAAGGCGGTGAAAGAGTCGGACTGCCTGATCCTGCTTTGA
- a CDS encoding DsrE/DsrF/TusD sulfur relay family protein codes for MKTLTIILADGPYISEYAEIAKNIADAALKRYHVNIFLYLDAVHIPRRGQRPAFFADEGGLFADLAERGATIRACSRCAAARGYLAEEDGTRREYHEGIKISSLYDLPDMISESDGVITLCR; via the coding sequence ATGAAGACCCTGACGATAATCCTCGCCGACGGCCCCTACATCTCCGAGTACGCAGAGATCGCCAAGAATATTGCCGATGCCGCCCTGAAACGGTATCATGTGAACATATTCCTCTACCTGGACGCCGTCCACATCCCCCGCCGGGGGCAGCGTCCCGCCTTCTTCGCAGACGAGGGAGGGCTCTTCGCCGACCTCGCCGAGAGGGGGGCGACGATAAGGGCATGCTCCCGGTGTGCCGCCGCCAGGGGCTATCTGGCAGAGGAGGACGGGACCCGTCGGGAATACCATGAAGGGATAAAGATCTCAAGCCTCTACGACCTCCCCGATATGATCTCAGAAAGCGATGGTGTGATCACCCTGTGCCGATGA
- a CDS encoding arsenate reductase ArsC — protein sequence MVSDDVCPEDDKKGEQKTGKKKVLFLCTHNSARSQMAEGLLRDLYGERYEANSAGVEATAVHPRAVSVMEEIEIDISGQRSKAASDLEDIVFDVAVTVCDRAREACPVCTTDLDLPSRAPKAREVIHKSFEDPAAVSGTEEEQLCAFRQARDEIRGWIVETFG from the coding sequence ATGGTTTCAGATGATGTTTGTCCAGAAGATGACAAGAAAGGGGAGCAAAAGACGGGGAAGAAGAAGGTCCTCTTCCTCTGCACTCACAACTCGGCGAGGTCTCAGATGGCGGAGGGGCTCCTGCGGGACCTCTACGGCGAGAGGTATGAGGCCAACAGCGCTGGCGTCGAGGCGACGGCCGTCCACCCCCGGGCCGTCTCCGTCATGGAGGAGATCGAGATCGACATCTCAGGCCAGCGGTCCAAAGCCGCCTCAGATCTGGAGGATATCGTATTCGACGTCGCCGTCACCGTATGCGACAGGGCGAGGGAGGCCTGCCCTGTCTGCACCACCGACCTCGACCTTCCATCGAGGGCGCCGAAGGCGCGGGAGGTCATCCACAAAAGCTTCGAGGATCCGGCCGCCGTTTCCGGGACGGAAGAGGAGCAGCTTTGCGCCTTCCGGCAGGCGAGGGACGAGATCAGAGGGTGGATCGTCGAGACCTTCGGATGA
- a CDS encoding ArsR/SmtB family transcription factor: MAEVFKAMADPFRLAILKLLRDNELCVCEINLSILKRQALVKDRKEGKWSRYCLSEGAVIEMMMKLADLMMGDGWLPKRRSGCRHT; the protein is encoded by the coding sequence GTGGCTGAGGTCTTCAAGGCGATGGCCGACCCTTTCAGGCTTGCGATCCTCAAGCTCCTCAGAGACAACGAGCTTTGCGTTTGCGAGATCAATCTGTCCATTCTGAAGAGGCAAGCACTGGTGAAGGATAGAAAGGAGGGGAAATGGTCCCGATACTGCCTTTCAGAGGGGGCGGTTATCGAGATGATGATGAAGCTGGCAGATCTTATGATGGGTGACGGATGGCTGCCAAAGAGGCGATCGGGGTGCAGACATACATGA
- a CDS encoding DsrH/TusB family sulfur metabolism protein — protein sequence MVLRSADVFLLTKTPESDRSKLCMKLLARSERARLYLAGDGVYHLLEDKAVFPPSCEIFACLEDVAARGVVARKEVKVLEEFYNILVEDVMEATGRFFSF from the coding sequence ATGGTTTTGAGATCCGCAGACGTATTTCTCCTGACAAAGACGCCAGAAAGCGATAGGTCCAAGCTCTGCATGAAGCTATTGGCAAGATCGGAGAGGGCGCGGCTCTACCTCGCAGGGGATGGAGTCTACCATCTGCTGGAAGATAAAGCGGTCTTTCCGCCGTCCTGCGAGATATTCGCCTGCCTAGAGGATGTTGCCGCCCGGGGCGTCGTTGCGAGGAAGGAGGTGAAGGTTCTGGAGGAGTTCTACAATATCCTCGTCGAGGACGTCATGGAGGCGACTGGCAGGTTCTTCTCGTTTTGA